AAACCATTAGAGTTATCATGTATGCATATGGTTTATTATGGGATTATGTGTTCTGGAACATGATGAGGTACATGCTGTAGATGGGAAATCTACAGGTATCTTAAAGAAAAGAATTAACGCAAAAATTGAATAATGGAATGCCAAAAGAATGAAAGGGCAGAAATCCTTTGTTATTACACTGTATATCACAAGTTGCCTAACTTTCATGACCTGAATGCAATATACCGGTACATATCTATTAATGAAGGAGAGAAATGATCCTGGCACTTATCtgcacaatttaagcaataagtgtctcttatagacacctggaaaattcaggtggctccaacgggattcaaacccatgacctctgcgataccgatgcaatgctctatcaacttagctatgaagccatGGGAGtaagtcaatttgttgggctcgtgtgttcctgtgaaagaaattttcatcaagtcctttcaGATGAACAACGAAATGCTTTTCAAATACATACTGTACCTTTTGCCTTCCTAACTTCAAAGGCTATGGGTCCATATATCTAGCAACCAGGAATTCAATGCTGAAACATGATCTGAGTCTtccctttctttccttttcaaataTATTTCCAAGCGATTGATTATTGAGAGGTCGTAGGCTTGACTCCTGGAAAGGAGCTTtcaaattttttctttgttaattaACCTTGGGTAGCTTGTCACCATCTCCTTCAGAGCACTTGCAAAAATGCACTATTCAGACAATAGTCAGACAATATTatttgatataataataataataataataataataataattaataatagtGAATTTTTATTCATAGACTATTTacagattcaaaaatatgaatattaaaataatatACCCTATGCACATTCTTCTTgtatacgaaagagaattgtTGAAAAATGACTATCTAAAAACActactaataacaattataaaaagcctcaaaaagatataaaaaataaaaactatttaaaataatttggaCTGACAAAAAAGTTACTACTTAAATTCTGGCTAGCGCACTTTCGGATGTAATGTCAATGTCAGGTATATTGGCTGCTCTTCTCTTTCTCCTGGTTCCTCTGAGACACAGCAAGGCTGATCGTAGAATGGCAAAGGATACCTTCGCCCTTATCCAAGATATGGTTGTAGCGTAGTCATCTCCTTTCTTTAACGCAAGTAGCTCTGTGAGGTGGCTATGGAATCTCTTGCATTCATCGGCCATTCCACCTGTGCTTGTAAAAACTAATGGTGTGAATGTCCCTTGCTCCACTTCCAAAACCCGCCTGCTGTATTGCCTCTTCTTCTCATTTTCATGTAGTTGGAATATCTGTTTTGGAGACAGTTCTCGATATGAATCTGCGTTTGGATGGCACACCCAAACATCAAAGAACGCAGATTGCTGTCTGTCCCAAAACCCGCGAGCGTGAACATCTAGTCGAGCATCAAGCGCTTTGTTTGCGCCTCTATTTAGCTCTTCCCCAGTGATCTCCTGAAGGACTGGCTCTATCTCTACGTCGGTGCCTCCGAATGATCAGCCCTCCATGCCGGCAGACCATAGCGTGGTCAACGGTAAATAAGTCCCCACATGTGCACACGGCCGGTAGGTCAGCGATCTCCCAGTCATACCTTAGCTTGATTGCATCTCTGAATTCTCTTTTACTCAAGTTAAAATTCATCTCCTTTATCGGGATCACCGTCAACCAATTCGAGGCTCCTTTCTCCGTAGCTAGCTCTACCGCGCGTTCAGTTTTGCTAGGCAAGGATTCCCTCACTTGCTCACACTGCATCTTCAACCATTCATCTTTTTCTCTTCGTGTACTCGCTTGCAAGGTCTTAATTTCTGTCTCATCCGGTGGCTCGTGGGCTTGCTCGATAATTTGCCGCACAAGAGGGCCTGTGATCTTAATAGACGCCTCATACTCTTGTGATGCGGTTCTGGCTGGATTGACTAACCCAAGCCCGCCTAAGCAAACTGGGAGTTCTAAAAGATCCCGTTCTTCCTGTGTGGTAACATGCTCGGTGATAACCGGCACAAGCAAATCCGCTATGGCACGCTCTAGCGGTTCAAGAAAAGGGGCTATGTCTGGCAGAGTTCTTAAAAAATATGTCCAACGGTGCCTTAGTCCAAACACAAAGGCTGCATAACTAGATTTAGGCTGTGTTGTAGCGAATTCCGCCGGTCTGGTTACTTGTGCAACCCATTCCTCAACTTtttcgtaataataataataataataataataataataataataataataataataataataataataataatagtacacAGTTACCCTGTGTATGAACCCAGTTGCGTGGATGTTAAAAGCCACTGAAGGATACAAACTATCAAGACCAATCGGCTCAAAGATCACAGATTTGTTATATATTGACGACCTAAGATATTTGCAGCTTCACAGACCAAGCCTGCAACAGTGATGAAGTCAACACAGACAGCGATGAAAGATATGGGGCTGAGGTGGAATTCCAAAAAATGCTCAGTACTCCACGTCAAGAGAGGTGTACAACAAGAAGATAACGACTTAATCAAACTGGATGAATCATTTGTTATCCAATCGCTCAAACAGCAGAGCCACTATAAGTTCCTCGGGGTGCTGGAAAACATCAAACAGGAAGACCAACTGGCCCTGGAGTAGGCAAGCAAAGAGTACCTGAAACGGCTCTCTATGATATGGACCAGCCCACTATCAGATGTCAACAAAGTCACTGCATCGAATCAGTATGCCCTCCCGGTGTTAAGCTACTTGATGCCAACATAGCGCTGGCTGATGAGTGAGCTACAACGAATTGATAGAGAAGTAAGGAAAGTTATGGTAGAGAATGGAGGAAAGCACCCAGCAGGATCGTCTGCCTTGTTATATTTACCAAGAGCAGTTGGAGGGAGAGGGATGAAATCTGTTGAGACAGTGTATAAAGTGACTAAGATCAAGACAGTGTTAACAATTCACGGTTCAACGGACCCGACTGTTAAGCTTGTAAAGAATTGGGATGAGAATTCAGCAAGTAAAGGACGCCACTCAGTGTTGGCAGATGCAGTGAAGTATGCTAGAGAGTTTGGTCTCGATCTGGACCTAACTAAACCAACCGCAACCTGTCAAGTCGCAAGCACAGGAGACGAGATCAGTGAGAACGAAGTACCTGATGCACTGAAGAAAGCCATAACTAGCAGATTACAACAGGAGGTGATGGACCAAAAGTGGCAAGGAAAGATTACCACTGCTAGATGGGAGGATCAAGACCTAAGTTTGAAGGAATGCTACACGTGGCTGAAAGGATGGAAAGCAGCACCTACACATACAATTGCTGGAATAGAGGTGTTACACCAACAACTCCTCCCGACCAAGATATACCATCAGAAGAAGACTGGAGTCAATACCACAGATAACATAATGTGTAGAACGTGTGGGGGAAAACCAGAATGTCTAGCACATGTGTTAGTTGGATGTAGTGTACTGGCCCGAACAAAGTATCTTAGCAGACATAATGCAGCACTCAAAATACCATTCTTTGAGATGCTGAAAGACATGGATCTGATTGAATCAAACCCTCTATGGTACTCACCCGTGCAACCTAAACCAGTTTACGAAAACGACAAAGCGGAAGCTTATTGGGACGTTCCAGTGTATGCAGAGAGCACAGTTATCAAATCAAACCGAGTGGATGTGCGTATAGTAGACAAAGAGAAGAAGGATTCCGTGGATCGGAAACAgagggaaaaaagaaacagaaaagacCACAGAGTATGCACCATTTAGATGGGAAATGGCTTATGTTGTATCATCATAGTTGACGTGTTGGGAGGATACTCACCTGAAGTACGAAACAAGATGAAGGAACTGTTCGGAGACAAAAGAGCAAGAGAGTGTCTTATGAAGATGCAAAAGTCAATACTTTCAAGTTCCTTGAACATTGCAAGATGctttaaaatgacgagcgagaAATAAGATTATAGCTGAATAACCGGGCAGGGTTGATTGAACATTACAATTTTACAACAAGAACATAAAAACTGTTAAAAGGACATTTACAAGGACTCATTTTAAATAGATTATTAATGtaatatttatattatttaGGAAGAGACATATAAATAGATAATATTTTCTTAGTTGAACGTTGTTCACAAGAACTCATTTTAATGGATTATTTATACTACTTATGAATAATCTTAActgaatatatatatttttttggtattATGTAAATAACCATAATAGTATTTAGTTTAATATAAAATTTGTAATATTACATTTTTAGATCTAGCTTAGGCTTCAGTTTGGCCGGTTACAGTGTATACACTGACCGACTAAACGTAGTGATATCGGCATAACGATGTATTCTACACTGccataataatagtaataataataaaagtaataataataataataataataatgacaaaattactcgattctggtTGGCTAAGAGCAGTGCAATTCAGGTGTCACACTAGTGCAAAAAGGTTTAATActagtgcaaattacacatcaagATTCTAgactatgattggctaataaacaatagggtttggtcagaaccaatcatatcttttgttttcaaattaaagtgCACACCCTGGAAGGAACAATTTATGGCATAAtgtttccctgattgcgtgatgtccgtgcgtttcttctgcttgaccatcttgaaaattttcatgtatattattaataagtaatcacatgatttttctcgtgcaatttggaataaagttAAGCACTTGAAAAAATTTTCAAAGACTGCgaattgcactcaccctactGGCTCATGCAATTTTGGTGTTCTTTGAAAAACTTAACTCTTGCTTATTTTCTTTCagattgcactcgaaatcatgtgattgccTAGTATACTTATTGTTATGTGAAACCTAGTTTAACCTTTGAACTCCCAATTgccatttatatatttttgtcTGTCGAACACgagactattttactcgtcaatgggttcCCCTCCAGGCTTAAAGGGTCAATGGCTTATTTGGCTTAGCTCCCAGGAGTCTTCTATGTCTATGGCTCAGTattagagcatccaaactagtaatcggaaggtcataGGTTAGAATCCTGCAATGGAGCACTCAGGGTTTTCCCATTGGAATTTCATATGTTGTTTTAATTGAACATGTACAAATTTCATGTTCTTTTAACTTGTATGCTTGAAACTTCAAACACAGAAAATGGAACCAGAAAATGATTCAGAAAGTCAGTCAGATGGAGAAGATGCTAAAGAGTCCtgtaaaattttagctacaCCTCCCTTAGGTGGTTCCAGATTGCGGCGTTGTGGTTATTGTGCAATATTACAACCATTGCGTGCTAAGCATTGTGAAGACTGTGGCCGTTGTGTGCGGCGATACGATCACCACTGCCCTTGGCTCGGAAACTGTGTAGGTGAAAGGAATCACagatttttttggtgttttctccTAACGCAATGTGTACTCATTGCTTGGGCCACCAAAATATCCTGGTAAGAGCTCAATAAATTGTACTTATTTTTCAAACGATTTTGAAGTTGTCAGGATCACAGATCATATTTTATCTTAAAGTGCAGGTCAAAACTTGTCACCGTCATCAGTCAGCTGCAATAAGTGCAGTTGAATGAAACCTTCCTTCGTCTGATCTAGTCTTTTTGTGCTATTTATTAATAAGGAGTGAGTGATTTGAGTTACAAACAAGTACcagtaaaaatattgttttcacaGAAAGCATCATTATCTGAATGAACGGTCAGTTTTCTAACAAAAACGACTCAAATTCAACAAAGTCATAACCTGTAACTTTCCAGTGAAATACTTCACACTCACAAAATTAATGAGCTTTCAGGTCAATTACTGCTTCTCAAAGGTCAGCTTTTTGCTCAAACCTGTGCAGTATATTTTCCATGGCTTGTTTCAGTCTGAGTCAACTCATTGGAGTTGGTcataataatgacaatgataacTGTTTTGGGTGGTAATTGGTGCATTATTTTGGATTAATAGAATTTCAGGGAAATGGCTTATGTTGTATCATCATTGACTTACTTACTTTTTTTGTTCCAAGGTATGCTTTTATACACAAGGAAACATGGTTGGACTGGTTTCTTGCAAATGGTCTTTTCATTCTCGCCATGTTTGTACTTTGCCTGACTTTCATTGTggtttctcttttattttgttgtcaCTCATATTTAATGATCACAGCACAGACAACTTGGGAATACATGTCGCGATCAAGAATTTcttatttaaagacccttaGTGAAGATGTGAATCCTTTTGATCAAGGTGTTGTCTGTAATGTGTACAGCTTTCTCTGTCGGTGTAGGGTACAGAAATGGGAAGTCTTGTTACGACAAAGAGATCGCTGGGCATAGACCTTCTCATGAAACATTCTCTGATATTATTATAAtgatataaaaaataaataaataatgttatcAAGCCTGGTTTAGTATCTCTCATggatgagatttatatttgcctTTACGTCATGACTTTGAGTATGAGTACAAGTTATAAATGTAGCCACGGCAATGtaatcattgttattattattattattattattattattattattattattattattatatatttttttattaaaactaGTCAAGAATTGAAAGATACTTCACTTTAATTTCTATTTGCAAAATGAGCACgaataataatattttgtaaaaatctGTGTATCGGTACCTACACGTATGTTGGTGTCCCTGAGCAAAGACACAGCTGCTATATTGGTGTCCCAAGTAATCCATAAGGAGGAATTAATTTCAATTCTAAGGCAAacatttttagttgtttttcattatagtgcaaacaaaatatttttttttttttgtgtttttcttgtTACTTGTCCTAAACAGAAAGTTTCACAAGTATGAAACGGCCTATAAATAGCTTATAATAATATTTAGTGTTTCAACAACAATATGCATTCTTGCCTGTATCATGTAAATAATATAATATGCGAAACAAGAAAGACTAGAGTTCGGAACCAGTGTTTCGGGGCATCTGGCACCACCCTCAAGCCACTCAAAGCTTGAAGGTCAACCGAAAGAATATAAGTGTACTGTGCATCCTCACAATAGATCCCTGAAGGAAGAAACGAATTTTACCACACTCGTAATCTTCACTCCATGTGGTCACTCTTTTTTTTCTACACATGCGCATGTCTTTTACCCAACTTATAAACAGGGTAGGGAGGGTACGTTAGAACACGTGTCTAATTTACATGACGTTAAaaaattcttaataattttgCCTTAATTGACTCGGATTGGACGTCGAGCGAAGGTCTGAAATCTTTGATGAATAATTTACGAGACAGTCGAATTTCGATTATTTCTTTACGTTAAAAAATTCGATTGTTAACATCCACACAGTGTTAGTTGGACGATTTTAAAGAACGTATCATATAACAATAGACACTTATTATTCAATGAGCTGGAAATAAGTGCCCCTGTGTATTGTAACACTATTGGGTTTATAAACTGAGTTGATAAAAGTAAATGACCACCGTAGAAAAATTTGacagctgacgtttcgagcgttagtccttcgtcagagcgaatttcAATTCGCGCGttcaattcgctctgacgactGAAgggtaggctcgatttccagcggTGTTGGGAGTGCGTGCATGCGCTTAACATCCTCCCAACAAACGGCTGAACCACTGGTCCGCTTCGTTTGTTTGTGACGTATTGTGattgtattttgtattcagccaattgtattttgtacttggTAGGCAGAcgactttctgattggtggaatATACAGTTGGCTGAACCAGTGAGCCAACCGTGGTGTGCGCGGAGGAACGCGGGCGCTTAAAACGACTGGTCAATCGAGCCAAACTGAAggactaacgctcgaaacgtcagtaATTTCTCTACGGTGGTCAATTGATAAActcatttgtttttcacttCTCTACCAGTTTACTATGGTTTAGCttggtaggtaggtaggtaaagtctgctacgatcctagaaggcccatcaggccggcgcttatctccggtttctgtagcactttcccctggatgggatgccagtccatcgcagggttacccccagcattaaattcgccggtacccatttatacacctgtgagaagagaggcaccgtgagagttaagtgttttgcccaagaacacaacacaatagggccgtttatacgagagaaaataagccgcggcttactctggccgtggcgtacataatacgcgaaaggaactatttatacgagtataaactccccggccaggataagccgtgaacgcagattttgtaccatttatacggggtgttcgcgtctcatgtaagccgcggcttattttctctcgtataaacggcccttttgtccccggccaggattcgaacccggTCCACTCGATTCGGAGTCGAGCACGCTAACCATGAGGTAACCGCGCCTCCTTTCAGCTTGGACTCCTTTGTAATGTTTGCCCGGCAATATTTTCTTCAGTGCGTAAGGTCAAAGAAAAACTCTTTGTCATGGAAAATCTTACCAGTCGGTTTTTTTTTGAATACGTAAATCGCTTTAATAGGAGAGCATGGCATATGAATGGAGTTTGTTGTTATTTGCCTCGTCCTTCAACGAATACCGCTACGTGAACACAATGGTGGCCGGGTATTGTTGCAGTTACTCTTCAACtgaatttaattaaaattgacCGTTACCACCGCTTTATCTGAGGGTCATTACGAATTAAgtgatcaattaattaattgaagTTCGCCAAACCAACTCAAATACAGACTAGACTTCATTTTTACGGTAGTGTAGTGAAGTTCaaaagtgcactacacactgtcATCAGGGCTGGCTGTCTGACTGTGAGTGTAAGATTTGTAGGCCTGCAGCGCGTGCATGATTTACGAAACTAATGTACTGTTTTCTTGAATTACAACAATTGATGTTTGTTTGCGGCCCACTTGTCACCtgtttcctttcttgattttctaATCACTCTTTTCACGTCAACTGAGATCGTCACGCAAGCTCACATTCTACAGACATTCTGCAAGTcaaataaacaaggaaaaaattaaccagtcgaccataatatttttactCTCAAAGACCGCAGGTCAACTTCTCTGCCTGTATTTTGAGAAAATCAGCAGTGGTTTCCTCGCAacggaaagaaaaacagaaaactaaTTTTATCTTTATCATTGCGATCGATCAGCAAATTGTTTCCGTTGAAATTCCCACAGCGCTGTGCTCAAAAATTTTGCCCAGAGTTGTAAAAAAGATGAGCCCTTCTGAATTAAACGGAACATTAAAAAATCGCAACTTAGTTTTCACATATGTCGAAATCTTTTAGTCATCGAGTGTAAGTACGTTCGGCAACAGTACTTTAATTATGCTGATTGGTAAACAAGTAGATTATAATCGGCTAGTCTGTTTCTGTTAATTTCACTGATAGCCTCTTcgttctcttgtaatttattcacgcaatttttcgCACcgcttttcttttataaaactATATCTGTATGAAAAATAAAGAAGCGGAAGCGGAAGGTGAGAGCGAAAACAAAgcagtgcccctaacccttcaactcAGTTTTTGGgggtagattttgacatctttcaagaactcattgtcgaaaaaaaaaaaaattcacaaatattgaatccttatttttttacaagcgcttgaagttagtgaaatttgtaattttctgcGCGCTATAAGCCCCGCTGGACAAATTTATTCTCTCCTGGGCTCGTTAGGAACAAGCCAATAAGAAGCGTCTGATAtataacactttttttttagctgtgacgtaagaaaaggacaccATTCCATAACGTAAGAGTGCGAGTTCGAAGATTATTTGTGAAAACTTACAATTGGTCTGAAAATATGTCGTCTTCCAAAGAGTTTTCCGAATCAAATACGGAAGAGTATCTTTCGGACGATTCGGAATGCCTAGATTTTCAAGAAACAGAGACGGAGCAACGAGAAAACCAAGAACTTCTATCAGAAAGTTCGACTGCCGACAAAGAATCAGACAGCGAATTGCAAGCCTATATGGACGAGCCTCTCACTGATGAAGAATGGCTCAAAAATTATAGGCAACgacgagaagaaaaaaaaagcaagatgAAGTTCTTAAGAAGCGGCTGACGAAATCTGATCGCTATCAGAAGGAATCTTATGCATGCCGATTCCTTTCTGTTTCTTGTTAGAGTTTCTGCATCCATAAACCACGCACTTTTCAACCATTTCTCAGTGTTCTCCGCAAATCTTCACACATCCCAACAACTCAAGCTTGCCcgatgtccttttcttacgtcacgcTCGGTACTTTGGCCGAGTGGGGGACTAATGCGAACGATAAGTGAAAAAATAGTCAAGACCACCTCCACTTTCAGCGCTCGTAAAAAGAGCCcggattcaatatttttgaatttttttttcgaaaataagttcttgaaagatgtcaaaatctaccaccaaaaaataagttgaagggttaggggcaccTTAAAAGCCTAGCTATTTAAgtcctcatgtcatttaacagccgcaccggaaaataactgggtgaaacaagAAGTGTgcttggaagcgtgcttgaatttcaacaaatgagccccaagaTCGggaagaatttgtgacgctgatgaataatactGAAGCagtttctttttccaaaacgatggaattacctagtgataaataacctcgtctagtagagtaaatttttgactttgcagaaagaATGGTCAACCGcaagagttggacgattgtgatatttgtgttgaattcgcatgTTTCTTGTCGACttttatagagcggttttcaaatgagtgtcgtaaaaccaaaaccaaagtaattactttggccaatcaaaaaggacggagacaatccagtaaaccaatcacgattggttttggtttcacttctgattggttgaaaaagtggcgcgagaactttgaaccaatcactgagtgaagtaatgcaaaaccaaagtaattagctaattactttcgacactcaattgaaaaccgctctaacttgaaagacaaaaactaaaacaacaatcccatgtcttgccgtcattttgccaCAGATATATATTTCGGCTAaatttcagaataccccgccacttatttgcatcattaagtctcgttcttcaaaagatgccgcataggggaaacaatagtggttagctgtggcggggtattcttaAATTGTATTTCCagtaacacgcaaggtaacttgatcacaggcggccgctgaaatcgatgtTACTTTCGATTTTTGAGATTTGTTTTGCAGCCAAAAGATCATGGGCTCCAAaatcgctgatggtaactttttatattcgcggcgcaaaatttatgttgttttcatgtcgcaaattttcttGCCGAtgttctcgatcgacacttcaaGTTCAGACGTGACGCATATATACCAGAATACATTTCAGAGAAATCTGGGGAAAATCAGTTTCCCTTCACTGCACATAAAGTAAAGAGAGATTTTCAAGCGGTTTGAGGTTATCCGTCACGGTGTTATGTAAACGATTAACTTGTGTTTGGAAAAGGGGCTGTGTCATTCGTCATTTCCTCCATCCCACCCCTACTCCTTCATAATCAGTGACGCATGTCTGTCAAGACATTTAAAAAATACTCCACGACGTGTTGGGCATTCAGCTGCTGTTGCGAGATGAGCACGCATTTGTGAACAGTGCATACAGTACGTGGTGCGGACATGGGACAAAATTTTGATGCGGCAAATATTCATAGAGAGTGGTAAGCAATTACAGCACGCAAAACTGAAGTGCAGTCGGtgaaattaattaaactgacaTCGCCGGAAATCTTCGAAGTCTTGTCAACCGTTAATTAAGCAGATTAAGTGACTTTAAAAACGATAACCGGAGGGATTTCGAAGTACCTGGACACATTTTGTCTTCTGGAAGAGGCATTGATTGTAGGCTAAATAGGACGATGGTGTTCTTGCCGTCTGACCTCTTTTTTTAAGACACTGGGTTTCAAAAACGGCAAATACAGAGAGCGTCGCAGAATGATTGATCGTCTGAGAAGAAGTGAACCAGCGGAAACTGGGAACACTGCGTTTGGTGACGATCAGTCATAA
The sequence above is a segment of the Montipora foliosa isolate CH-2021 chromosome 2, ASM3666993v2, whole genome shotgun sequence genome. Coding sequences within it:
- the LOC137993749 gene encoding palmitoyltransferase ZDHHC12-A-like → MESKNCRERILSRIFHVSLTTGIVLILGLKNTELRRACIDGHWLYVAGFFSLCFIGFVFYFVSSFMDPGFAEMSGEKSIMVTFEKMEPENDSESQSDGEDAKESCKILATPPLGGSRLRRCGYCAILQPLRAKHCEDCGRCVRRYDHHCPWLGNCVGERNHRFFWCFLLTQCVLIAWATKISWYAFIHKETWLDWFLANGLFILAMFVLCLTFIVVSLLFCCHSYLMITAQTTWEYMSRSRISYLKTLSEDVNPFDQGVVCNVYSFLCRCRVQKWEVLLRQRDRWA